The following are from one region of the Aspergillus chevalieri M1 DNA, chromosome 1, nearly complete sequence genome:
- a CDS encoding uncharacterized protein (COG:L;~EggNog:ENOG410Q09C;~InterPro:IPR032567,IPR032549,IPR001878,IPR036875;~PFAM:PF16297,PF00098;~go_function: GO:0003676 - nucleic acid binding [Evidence IEA];~go_function: GO:0008270 - zinc ion binding [Evidence IEA]) translates to MSAAPRPPFLPGSLEEFTEHAATHHSEWFQYCRLAYEYIEEAEAAITEARGQADQTSLKLQASETEVSCLKEELSALHLKQEKNQARDQGIIEYQKEQLRESQQKYLEALKEKDEALRLATPVVNTPARTPEPTAEIHTVAPVGTPASVDPPSTSSARLSERLPDPDRFEGDRKDLRRFISQIHEKMNVNHDRYPTPQSRMTYVTNRLRGAPYAQVLPYIKKGICQLKDYEEILKILDRAFGDPNRVNNARNELFRLRQANKEFGMFFAEFQRLALEGEMSEDVLPTLLEQAINRELRGMLMHNEPPNREYHQFANFLQDLENRRRHYENNSPPAARTYASATKPTNPVRPTELPATLQPAENNTDVMDLSSAHRHTTSRRDRGECFRCGSKNHLVRNCPLPDNRPVGVRPTYLSPHSHSPSSPEPTPVLERYRSPSPDLSAKGVSLA, encoded by the coding sequence ATGTCTGCAGCCCCGCGTCCACCATTCTTGCCGGGCAGTTTAGAGGAGTTCACTGAACATGCCGCAACCCACCACTCTGAATGGTTTCAATACTGTCGCCTTGCTTATGAGTATATTGAGGAGGCAGAGGCTGCTATTACTGAAGCAAGAGGACAAGCTGATCAGACCAGCCTGAAGCTTCAAGCCTCTGAAACGGAAGTGAGCTGCCTGAAGGAAGAACTCTCTGCCCTACACCTCaaacaagagaaaaaccAAGCCCGAGACCAGGGAATCATTGAATATCAGAAGGAACAACTACGGGAATCACAGCAGAAATATCTTGAAGCcttgaaggaaaaggatgaagCACTACGCCTAGCAACTCCTGTGGTTAATACACCTGCCCGAACTCCTGAACCCACTGCTGAAATACACACAGTTGCTCCGGTGGGAACGCCTGCGTCGGTTGATCCCCCATCTAccagctctgccagactctctgAACGCCTACCTGACCCAGACCGATTTGAAGGTGACCGGAAGGATCTTCGCCGATTcatctcccaaatccatgagaagatgaatgtcAACCATGACCGTTATCCCACCCCGCAAAGCCGCATGACCTATGTTACCAATCGCCTGAGAGGGGCTCCATATGCCCAAGTTCTGCCATATATCAAGAAAGGAATCTGCCAGTTAAAGGATTATGAAGAAATCCTAAAAATCCTGGACCGAGCCTTTGGTGACCCAAACCGTGTGAACAATGCCCGTAATGAACTGTTCCGCCTGCGCCAAGCCAACAAGGAGTTTGGtatgttctttgctgagttcCAGCGCCTCGCTCTAGAAGGGGAAATGTCTGAAGATGTTCTGCCTACCCTGCTGGAACAAGCTATCAACCGAGAACTCCGAGGAATGCTCATGCATAATGAACCCCCAAACCGTGAATATCACCAGTTTGCCAATTTCTTGCAAGACTTGGAAAACCGCCGCCGTCACTATGAGAATAACTCTCCACCTGCTGCCCGAACCTATGCCTCAGCTACAAAACCCACCAACCCTGTCAGACCCACTGAACTCCCTGCTACACTGCAGCCTGCTGAAAACAATACTGATGTTATGGATCTGTCTTCTGCTCACCGTCATACAACCTCCCGTCGAGATCGTGGGGAATGCTTCCGTTGTGGCTCCAAAAACCACTTGGTCCGAAACTGCCCACTACCTGATAATCGCCCTGTGGGAGTCCGCCCAACCTATCTATCACCCCATTCTCACTCCCCTTCAAGCCCAGAACCTACACCTGTGTTGGAACGATACCGTTCCCCATCTCCAGACCTGTCAGCAAAAGGAGTGAGTCTGGCCTAA
- a CDS encoding uncharacterized protein (COG:E;~EggNog:ENOG410PHWC;~InterPro:IPR004839,IPR004838,IPR015424,IPR015421, IPR015422;~PFAM:PF00155;~go_function: GO:0003824 - catalytic activity [Evidence IEA];~go_function: GO:0030170 - pyridoxal phosphate binding [Evidence IEA];~go_process: GO:0009058 - biosynthetic process [Evidence IEA]): MVNVKPFAVEQWMDKYELTAKYNIAETCCASVSVDDLKELSDDKSSPVVDLSNKLTYGPIRGSERLRGTLAKLYSVKTPTALPADNVLITAGAIQANFLLLYSLVGPGDHVICHYPTYQQLYSVPESLGAEVSLWKSKEKEGWKLDVDELKGLIRPNTKLIIINNPQNPTGAIISQSTLEDIVDIAREKSIIIHSDEVYRPLFHSISPMDKDFPLSILSLGYENTITTGSMSKSYSLAGIRVGWIASRNRSLIETCAAARDYTTISVGQIDDAIASYALAPSCIHNLLKRNIELAKKNIDILENFIESHRWACDWVKPRAGTVAFVRFNKLGKPVDDVAFCDMLQERTGVMFVPGSLCFGEGADFKGYVRIGFVQETKVLEKGLESLRSFMEEGYEDVPAIKK; the protein is encoded by the exons ATGGTCAACGTCAAGCCGTTCGCCGTCGAGCAG TGGATGGACAAATATGAATTAACAGCCAAGTACAACATCGCAGAAACATGTTGTGCATCCGTCTCCGTCGATGATCTCAAAGAACTTTCCGACGACAAATCATCTCCCGTGGTTGACCTGTCCAACAAGCTGACGTACGGCCCCATTCGCGGCTCGGAACGTCTGCGTGGAACATTGGCCAAACTGTACTCGGTGAAAACCCCGACGGCATTGCCTGCAGACAACGTGTTGATCACTGCGGGTGCCATCCAGGCAAATTTTCTGTTGTTGTACTCCTTGGTTGGACCGGGGGACCATGTCATTTGTCATTACCCGACGTACCAGCAGCTTTACTCGGTTCCTGAGTCTCTCGGGGCCGAGGTGAGCTTATGGAAGTCTAAGGAGAAAGAAGGGTGGAAGTTGGATGTCGATGAGTTGAAGGGGCTCATTAGGCCGAATACTAAACTCATTATCATCAA CAACCCTCAAAATCCCACAGGAGCTATCATCTCTCAGTCAACCTTGGAGGACATCGTGGATATTGCTCGTGAGAAGTCCATTATCATTCATTCCGATGAGGTATACCGGCCGCTTTTCCACTCCATCAGCCCTATGGACAAAGACTTCCCCTTATCGATCCTGTCACTCGGGTACGAAAACACTATTACTACAGGATCCATGTCCAAGTCCTACAGTTTGGCCGGTATTCGCGTTGGCTGGATAGCATCGCGTAACCGATCCCTCATCGAAACCTGCGCCGCAGCGCGTGATTACACAACCATCTCCGTGGGCCAGATCGACGATGCCATCGCCAGCTACGCACTTGCTCCAAGCTGCATCCATAACCTACTCAAGAGGAACATCGAGCTAGCTAAGAAAAATATTGATATCCTGGAGAATTTCATCGAGTCGCATCGCTGGGCTTGTGACTGGGTGAAGCCACGCGCGGGGACCGTGGCGTTTGTGCGGTTTAACAAGTTGGGGAAGCCCGTGGATGATGTAGCTTTCTGTGATATGCTCCAGGAACGGACTGGTGTGATGTTCGTTCCAGGAAGTCTTTGCTTTGGAGAAGGTGCCGATTTCAAGGGCTACGTCCGTATTGGGTTCGTGCAGGAAAcaaaggtgctggagaagggcTTGGAATCGCTGCGGTCATTCATGGAGGAAGGATATGAAGATGTCCCGGCGATTAAGAAATGA
- a CDS encoding putative ATP-dependent permease ADP1 (COG:Q;~EggNog:ENOG410PGHX;~InterPro:IPR043926,IPR000742,IPR027417,IPR003593, IPR017871,IPR003439,IPR013525;~PFAM:PF01061,PF00005;~SECRETED:SignalP(1-24);~TransMembrane:7 (n9-19c24/25o316-338i840-861o873-895i916-941o953-976i983-1003o1069-1092i);~go_component: GO:0016020 - membrane [Evidence IEA];~go_function: GO:0005524 - ATP binding [Evidence IEA];~go_function: GO:0016887 - ATPase activity [Evidence IEA];~go_function: GO:0042626 - ATPase-coupled transmembrane transporter activity [Evidence IEA]): protein MRLKTTIRFSLITWLSWSASAAAAWSNYSDAQLLSPRFSALNDRPPECPPCFNCQLDAFQCSQFAACDSSTGSCICPPGFGGLDCSEPVCGSLADSNRPLRKDKYCNCEDGWSGINCNVCQTDDACNALMPEGEGGVCYKQGVTVNENYQMCDVTNRKILDLLGERKPQVTFSCEAEDHTCNFQFWVDQRESFYCELNKCDWKLETDYNTNQTQYDCENIQCKCIPGRMLCGEEGSVDIGEFLEVSIQGPASFSSRSTEGGSKEDGSRFQEPAMNELISSIFGDPSIFLNCHSGECLYKSSVPGYVRPIKTINTPVIAGVIAGCSLFVVAVILAVWYLSRRPRRGYIHLPLSDDSDDEATKYMADYKPAALYWDSVSYYLNGKEILSNIQGAAPPGQITAIMGASGAGKTTFLDILARKNKRGAIRGDFYVNGEKLNDYEFKNMIGFVDQEDTMLPTLTVHETILTSALLRLPRDMSRTAKEQKVYDVEKQLGIYHIKDQLIGSEEGKGRGISGGEKRRVGIACELVTSPSILFLDEPTSGLDAFNAFNVVECLVTLAKTYNRTVIFTIHQPRSNIVALFDRLILLAQGRTVYSGPFSSCQQYFDDSGYSCPPGFNIADYLVDLTMHASVSRTHSDGEQSSLLDVRNDIPKTASSSLRAVKSVASASNASTAEDNSSSALESNRRPRNKRRASLKQRQDRQLYSRRKDVDASSAPKSDGEDEHLDRQAESQQWLRLSRQTGSVPPQVLDDPDHLPPAAPGQTDLDILIANYSNSDVAHSVHDEIVTAVQNARAANGSANADIISGPDVVGHHKSYARIGLFRQFLILSQRTWRNLYRNPMLMLTHYAISILLGVLCGYLFYGLTDDIKGFQNRLGLFFFILALFGFSTLTSLTVFSAERLLFVRERANGYYHPITYFAAKVVFDIVPLRLLPPIIMGMIVYPMTGLIPAWGEFFRFILVLVLFNLAAANICLFIGIVFRDVGVANLIGSLVMLFSLLFAGLLLNHDAIPASALWLQTLSIFHYGFEALIVNEVTFLTLVDHKYGLDIEVPGASILSAFGFNTQALWMDVIGLGVISGVFIIVAYGAMHILLVEKR from the exons ATGCGTTTGAAGACAACAATCCGGTTCTCTCTGATCACCTGGCTGTCGTGGTCAgcctctgctgctgctgcatgGAGCAACTATTCCGACGCTCAACTACTATCTCCGCGTTTCTCGGCCTTGAATGACCGTCCACCCGAATGTCCGCCTTGTTTCAACTGTCAGCTCGACGCTTTCCAGTGTTCCCAATTTGCAGCCTGTGATAGCTCAACAGGAAGCTGTATCTGTCCTCCCGGGTTCGGTGGTCTCGATTGCTCTGAACCGGTCTGTGGCTCTCTGGCCGACTCCAACCGGCCACTGCGCAAAGACAAGTACTGTAACTGTGAGGATGGATGGAGTGGCATCAACTGCAATGTTTGCCAGACAGACGATGCGTGTAATGCGCTCATGCcggaaggagagggaggtGTCTGTTACAAGCAGGGTGTTACGGTGAATGAGAACTATCAGATGTGTGATGTGACCAACCGGAAAATCTTGGATTTGCTCGGGGAGCGCAAACCACAGGTGACATTTTCGTGcgaagctgaagatcataCGTGCAATTTCCAATTCTGGGTGGATCAAAGGGAGTCGTTCTATTGTGAATTGAATAAGTGTGACTGGAAACTGGAAACCGACTACAACACGAATCAGACGCAATACGACTGCGAGAATATTCAGTGCAAGTGCATTCCTGGGCGCATGCTGTGTGGCGAGGAGGGTTCGGTCGATATTGGTGAATTCCTCGAGGTGTCTATCCAAGGTCCAGCTAGCTTCTCGTCCCGTTCTACGGAGGGTGGCAGCAAAGAAGATGGCAGCAGGTTCCAGgagccggcgatgaatgagTTGATCTCCAGCATCTTTGGTGACCCGAGCATTTTCCTCAACTGCCACTCCGGCGAGTGTCTGTACAAATCTAGCGTGCCCGGATATGTCCGCCCGATCAAGACGATCAATACCCCTGTCATCGCCGGGGTCATCGCGGGCTGCTCACTATTCGTCGTTGCTGTGATTCTGGCCGTTTGGTATCTTTCTCGGAGACCGCGTCGTGGATACATCCACCTGCCTCTGTCTGATGACTCTGATGACGAAGCGACCAAATACATGGCGGACTACAAGCCAGCGGCCTTGTACTGGGATAGTGTCTCCTATTACCTAAATGGGAAGGAGATTCTCTCTAACATTCAGGGCGCTGCGCCTCCCGGTCAAATCACAGCTATTATGGGAGCTTCGGGTGCAGGCAAGACCACTTTCCTCGACATCCTCGCTCGGAAGAATAAGCGAGGAGCAATCCGGGGCGACTTCTACGTTAATGGAGAGAAGCTTAACGACTATGAGTTTAAGAACATGATCGGTTTTGTTGACCAGGAAGACACGATGCTTCCGACGTTGACTGTTCATGAAACCATCCTGACCAGTGCGCTTCTCAGACTACCCAGGGACATGAGCCGAACTGCCAAAGAACAGAAAGTTTACGATGTCGAGAAACAGCTTGGGATCTACCACATCAAGGACCAGTTGATTGGATCTGAAGAAGGTAAAGGCCGTGGCATTTCTGGTGGCGAGAAGCGAAGAGTTGGAATTGCGTGTGAGCTTGTCACCAGTCCTAGCATCCTGTTCTTGGATGAGCCTACCAGCGGCTTGGATGCATTCAATGCATTCAACGTGGTCGAATGCTTGGTTACGCTGGCAAAGACTTACAACCGCACTGTTATTTTCACTATTCACCAACCACGCTCCAACATCGTCGCGCTCTTTGATAGACTCATCCTGCTGGCTCAAGGTCGGACAGTCTACTCCGGCCCATTCTCGAGTTGTCAGCAGTATTTCGATGATTCTGGGTACAGCTGTCCTCCGGGCTTCAACATTGCGGATTACCTTGTGGACCTCACCATGCATGCTAGCGTCTCCCGCACGCACAGTGACGGAGAACAATCGTCGCTCCTGGATGTTCGCAACGACATTCCCAAGACCGCCTCAAGCAGCTTGAGGGCTGTAAAGTCGGTTGCCAGCGCATCGAATGCAAGCACTGCTGAAGACAACTCTAGCAGCGCACTGGAATCGAACCGACGGCCCCGGAACAAGCGACGAGCGTCTCTGAAGCAACGACAAGACCGGCAGCTCTATTCTCGGAGGAAAGATGTTGATGCCTCGTCTGCCCCCAAGTCAGATGGAGAGGATGAGCACCTGGACCGACAAGCGGAATCACAACAATGGCTTCGGCTTTCGCGGCAGACTGGTAGCGTTCCACCACAAGTTCTCGATGATCCCGACCATCTACCGCCGGCTGCCCCAGGTCAAACTGACCTCGATATTCTGATTGCCAACTATTCCAACTCCGATGTTGCTCATTCGGTACATGATGAAATTGTGACTGCTGTACAGAATGCCCGTGCCGCCAACGGGTCGGCCAATGCGGACATCATTTCAGGCCCTGATGTAGTGGGGCACCACAAGAGCTATGCACGGATAGGCCTGTTCAGACAGTTCCTGATCCTCTCACAACGAACGTGGCGCAATCTCTACCGGAATCCTATGTTGATGCTGACGCATTACGCGATCTCCATTCTTCTTGGTGTCCTTTGTGGCTATCTGTTCTATGGGTTGACTGATGATATCAAAGGTTTCCAGAACAGATTGggtctctttttcttcatccTGGCCCTGTTTGGATTCAGCACACTTACCAGCTTGACGGTGTTCTCCGCAGAACGGTTGTTGTTTGTTCGCGAACGAGCTAATGGCTACTACCACCCCATTACGTACTTCGCGGCCAAGGTTGTGTTTGACATTGTACCTTTACGACTTCTGCCTCCCATTATAATGGGTATGATTGTGTATCCCATGACTGGGTTGATTCCAGCGTGGGGAGAGTTCTTCCGGTTTATTTTGGTACTTGTGCTGTTCAATCTGGCAGCCGCGAACATTTGCCTTTTCATTGGTATTGTGTTCCGGGACGTTGGAGTTGCCAACTTGATTGGTAGTCTGGTGATGTTGTTCAGCTTATTGTTTGCTGGTCTTCTCCTGAATCACGATGCCATCCCGGCTTCTGCTTTGTGGTTACAGACG CTGTCCATTTTCCACTACGGCTTTGAAGCACTCATTGTCAATGAAGttactttcttgacattgGTTGACCACAAGTATGGCTTGGACATCGAAGTTCCCGGAGCGTCTATTCTCAGCGCATTTGGATTCAACACGCAGGCTCTCTGGATGGACGTTATTGGGCTTGGTGTGATCTCGGGAGTGTTTATCATTGTCGCATATGGAGCGATGCATATCTTGCTTGTTGAGAAGCGGTAA
- a CDS encoding cornichon family protein (COG:O,T,U;~EggNog:ENOG410PPPS;~InterPro:IPR033466,IPR003377;~PFAM:PF03311;~TransMembrane:3 (i7-29o54-77i130-152o);~go_process: GO:0016192 - vesicle-mediated transport [Evidence IEA]), whose amino-acid sequence MSGEAWLYLLSVLINAVNLFLQVFFTIMYSDLECDYINPIDLCNRLNAYIIPEAAVHAFLTFLFVINGYWLAIILNLPLFIFNAKKCVPIPAWVFEGEVGLTWIRILENQHLLDATEIFRKLNVHKKESFIKLGFHLLMFFFYLYSMIVALIRDESN is encoded by the exons ATGTCTGGTGAAGCGTGGCTCTATCTGCTGTCAGTGTTGATCAACGCGGTCAACCTGTTCTTGCAGGTCTTCTTTACAATTATGTACAGCGATTTGGAATG TGACTACATCAACCCCATTGATCTCTGCAACCGTCTCAACGCCTACATCATCCCCGAAGCCGCTGTCCACGCTTTCCTGACCTTCCTGTTCGTCATCAACGGCTACTGGCTTGCTATTATCCTGAACTTGCCTCTGTTTATTTTCAATGCGAAGAAGTGCGTCCCCATTCCCGCTTGGGTGTTTGAGGGAGAAGTTGGTCTAACATGGATTAGGATCCTCGAGAACCAGCACCTTCTGGATGCGACCGAGATTTTCCGCAAGCTTAACGTGCACAAGAAG GAATCGTTCATCAAGCTTGGTTTCCACCTCCTGATGTTCTTCTTCTACTTGTACAGCATGATCGTTGCCTTGATCCGCGACGAATCCAACTAA
- a CDS encoding WD40 repeat domain-containing protein (BUSCO:EOG09262A6N;~COG:A;~EggNog:ENOG410PFEV;~InterPro:IPR001680,IPR024977,IPR036322,IPR015943, IPR032847,IPR019775,IPR020472,IPR017986;~PFAM:PF12894,PF00400;~go_component: GO:0071013 - catalytic step 2 spliceosome [Evidence IEA];~go_function: GO:0005515 - protein binding [Evidence IEA];~go_process: GO:0000398 - mRNA splicing, via spliceosome [Evidence IEA]) encodes MASLLGAAYDSSDDDTTTSKLQPAPATKIVAAPEVNTEDQAHMQMMLANTSSNALTYNATYDDISRPSQGPANPFKPAGSTGNLKRKNVPTGFAEEAAISEATFATQHRTFQSLGYTRNPGLPGHFVGDLDNAAQYGGRDIVQMKPSKEASAALRAKRQKKGDPSIVEGDGAYLGPWARYQHDDQVYEEEAAEMDRELASDEEYVEVDEDEEGTAAMAPSEMPAMSKEATDYQDDASRVETTEFHGSEQYDYLGRTYMHVPQDLGIDLRKDVGSVKNYVPKKLVHTWKSHTKAITSLRFFPGSGHLLLSSAADGKAKIWDVYHQRELLRTFSGHSKSVNDTDFHPTGKTFLTASYDRQMKLWDTEYGKCIGRYSTGKTPHVVRFNPGPEHSHEFLAGMSDKKIVQFDTRSGELVQEYDHHLAAINTLTFVDENRRFISTSDDKSLRAWEYGIPVPIKFIAEPYMFALTRAAPHPNGKYVAFQSGDNQIVVYGATDKFRQNRKKSFRGHNNAGYAIDLKISPDGQFIASGDSGGYVCFWDWKTGKMYHKIMAGGKEGGGNATTCLDWHPQETSKLVTGGLEGVIKYWD; translated from the exons ATGGCATCATTACTTGGGGCAGCCTACGATTCCAGCGATGATGACACGACTACCTCGAAGCTTCAGCCAGCACCGGCAACTAAGATTGTCGCGGCACCTGAAGTGAATACAGAG GACCAAGCGCACATGCAGATGATGCTCGCCAACACCTCGTCGAACGCGCTAACCTACAACGCCACCTACGATGATATCTCGCGACCATCCCAAGGACCAGCAAACCCATTCAAACCCGCCGGCTCGACTGGTAACCTCAAACGGAAGAACGTCCCGACGGGTTTCGCCGAAGAAGCAGCCATCAGTGAGGCCACCTTTGCCACGCAGCACCGCACGTTTCAAAGTCTGGGATACACGCGGAATCCGGGCCTCCCGGGGCATTTTGTGGGAGATCTGGATAATGCTGCGCAGTATGGGGGTAGGGACATTGTGCAGATGAAGCCTTCGAAGGAGGCGTCTGCGGCGCTGCGCGCTAAGCGGCAGAAGAAGGGCGATCCGAGTATCGTAGAAGGGGATGGGGCTTATCTGGGCCCGTGGGCGAGATACCAGCACGATGACCAGGTGTACGAGGAAGAGGCGGCTGAGATGGACCGGGAGCTCGCCAGCGACGAGGAGTATGTGGAGGtagacgaggacgaggaggggaCGGCGGCAATGGCTCCGTCGGAGATGCCTGCTATGAGCAAGGAGGCTACGGATTACCAGGACGATGCGTCGAGAGTGGAAACAACCGAGTTCCACGGCTCGGAGCAGTACGACTATCTGGGACGGACGTATATGCATGTGCCCCAGGATCTGGGGATCGATTTGCGGAAAGACGTTGGAAGTGTCAAAAACTATGTGCCGAAGAAGCTGGTGCATACATGGAAGTCGCATACGAAGGCTATTACGTCTTTGCGGTTCTTCCCTGGATCTGGGCATTTATTGCTTTCGTCAGCTGCAGATGGAAAGGCTAAGATTTGGGATGTGTATCATCAGCGCGAACTTCTGCGGACGTTCTCTGGCCATTCCAAGTCTGTTAATGATACGGACTTCCACCCTACGGGTAAGACATTCCTCACGGCGTCTTATGACCGCCAGATGAAGCTTTGGGATACCGAGTACGGCAAGTGTATTGGCCGTTACTCGACCGGCAAAACACCGCACGTGGTGCGCTTCAACCCGGGCCCAGAACACTCGCACGAATTCCTGGCTGGTATGTCAGACAAGAAGATTGTGCAGTTCGACACTCGTTCGGGCGAATTGGTGCAGGAGTACGACCACCATCTTGCCGCGATCAACACCCTGACGTTCGTCGACGAAAACCGCCGTTTCATCTCGACATCAGACGACAAGTCCCTGCGCGCATGGGAATATGGAATTCCTGTGCCCATCAAGTTCATCGCAGAACCGTACATGTTTGCGCTCACGCGTGCGGCACCCCATCCAAATGGAAAGTATGTTGCTTTCCAGTCCGGCGACAACCAGATTGTCGTGTATGGCGCTACGGATAAGTTCCGACAGAACCGTAAGAAGAGCTTCCGGGGACACAACAACGCTGGATACGCGATTGATCTCAAAATTTCACCTGATGGACAGTTCATTGCTTCGGGCGACAGCGGCGGTTATGTGTGTTTCTGGGACTGGAAGACGGGCAAAATGTACCATAAAATCATGGCTGGTGGGAAAGAGGGAGGAGGCAACGCCACGACATGCTTGGACTGGCATCCTCAGGAGACAAGTAAGCTTGTTACTGGTGGATTGGAAGGTGTCATCAAATATTGGGATTGA
- a CDS encoding arginase family protein (COG:E;~EggNog:ENOG410PJXM;~InterPro:IPR023696,IPR006035;~PFAM:PF00491;~go_function: GO:0046872 - metal ion binding [Evidence IEA]) — MSTITLIISPYHTGLHAHRVGKGPHHILSHNLLAQLTSLGLNIETYEIPRVDDFEGEIGRSFEVMRRTSLAVSEAVEKGNWPLVLSGNCMASVAVACGLEHAQAQGQKKEGQGKLGFIYFDSHDDLDSPDVNENGYFDAMGLSMLRGESWKLLMNTVPGYDPESPFDYRSNKNRFLYVGLRDQSELQRERVVEAGMYSIWGGNLNPRTDFGAELEKILEKDPFGDVVVHLDLDVLDAGVYGKVNDYPSEGGLLEVDLVRSLEVVGKMVSLPKALVVCQFDPDSGDGDLIAGIAIKGIMTLLKTLLERGVLKSKTSA, encoded by the coding sequence ATGTCAACAATAACCCTAATCATCTCTCCCTACCACACCGGCCTCCACGCCCACCGCGTAGGCAAAGGCCCGCACCACATCCTCTCCCACAACCTCCTCGCCCAGCTCACCTCTCTCGGCCTAAACATCGAAACCTACGAGATCCCTCGCGTTGACGACTTCGAGGGCGAAATCGGACGCAGTTTCGAGGTTATGCGCCGCACCTCGTTGGCTGTCAGTGAGGCCGTGGAGAAGGGGAACTGGCCGCTGGTGCTTTCGGGGAACTGTATGGCTAGTGTCGCTGTTGCTTGTGGATTAGAGCATGCGCAGGCGCAGGgccagaagaaggaaggacaGGGAAAGTTAGGATTTATTTACTTTGATTCGCATGATGATCTTGATTCCCCGGATGTCAATGAGAACGGGTACTTTGATGCGATGGGGCTTTCCATGCTGCGCGGCGAAAGCTGGAAGTTGCTTATGAATACTGTCCCTGGTTATGATCCGGAAAGTCCATTCGATTACCGCTCGAACAAGAACCGGTTTCTGTACGTCGGTTTGCGCGATCAATCGGAGTTACAGCGGGAACGGGTTGTTGAGGCGGGCATGTATTCGATTTGGGGCGGGAATCTGAACCCGCGGACGGACTTCGGGGCtgagttggagaagatcCTTGAGAAGGATCCGTTTGGGGATGTGGTTGTGCATCTTGATTTGGATGTTCTTGATGCTGGTGTTTACGGCAAAGTGAATGATTATCCATCCGAGGGTGGACTTTTGGAGGTGGATTTGGTTCGCTCTTTGGAGGTGGTGGGGAAGATGGTTAGCTTGCCGAAGGCGTTGGTGGTTTGTCAGTTTGATCCGGACTCTGGGGATGGGGATTTGATTGCTGGGATTGCGATTAAGGGTATTATGACGCTTTTGAAGACGTTGTTGGAGAGGGGCGTTTTGAAGTCCAAGACTTCTGCTTGA